From a region of the Sesamum indicum cultivar Zhongzhi No. 13 linkage group LG3, S_indicum_v1.0, whole genome shotgun sequence genome:
- the LOC105158063 gene encoding actin-interacting protein 1-2, translating into MAQLAETYACVPSTERGRGILISGDSKSNSILYCNGRSVIIRYLDRPLEVQVYGEHAYPATVARYSPNGEWIASADVSGTVRIWGTRNEFVLKKEFRVLSGRIDDLQWSPDGQRIVASGDGKGKSLVRAFMWDSGTNVGDFDGHSRRVLSCAFKPTRPFRIVTCGEDFLVNFYEGPPFKFKLSHRDHSNFVNCVRFSPDGSKFISVGSDKKGIIYDAKTGDIIGKLSSEDGHKGSIYAISWSPDSKQVLTASADKSAKIWEISEDNIGKVKKTLTCPGSGGVDDMLVGCLWQNDHIVTVSLGGTIFLYSASDLDKAPLSLSGHMKNVSSLALLKSEPKVILSSSYDGLIVKWLQGTGYYGKLERKVISQIKCLAVVEEEIVSSGFDNKVWRVSLQGDQCGNAECIDIGNQPKDLNLALLSPDLALVTIDTGVILLRGSKVVSTIDLGFTVTASAIAPNGTEAIVGSQDGKLHVYSITGDTLNEEAVLEKHRGAITVIRYSPDVSMFASGDANREAVVWDCASREVKLKNMLYHTARINCIAWSPDNSMVATGSLDTCIIIYEVDKPASSRITIKGAHLGGVYGLVFTDEHSLVSSGEDACIRVWTVTPQ; encoded by the exons ATGGCGCAGTTAGCAGAAACATACGCGTGCGTGCCGTCGACGGAGCGGGGCAGGGGAATCCTAATATCGGGCGACTCGAAATCGAACTCTATCCTCTACTGCAACGGGCGATCTGTCATCATCCGGTACTTGGACCGACCGTTAGAGGTGCAGGTGTATGGAGAGCACGCCTACCCCGCCACCGTGGCCCGATACTCCCCTAACGGCGAGTGGATCGCTTCTGCTGACGTGTCAGGTACGGTGCGGATCTGGGGGACCCGCAATGAGTTCGTGCTGAAGAAGGAATTTCGGGTGCTTTCGGGTCGGATCGACGATCTTCAGTGGTCCCCCGACGGTCAGCGCATTGTGGCATCTGGCGATGGCAAGGGGAAGTCTCTCGTTCGCGCCTTCAT GTGGGACTCAGGAACTAATGTTGGAGACTTTGATGGGCACTCAAGAAGAGTCTTAAGTTGTGCATTTAAGCCGACAAGACCGTTTCGCATTGTAACATGTGGGGAggattttttggttaatttttatgaaggGCCTCCATTTAAGTTCAAGCTATCTCACAG GGATCATTCGAATTTCGTAAACTGCGTCCGTTTTTCTCCAGATGGGAGCAAATTTATTAGTGTAGGCTCCGATAAGAAGGGTATAATATATGATGCCAAAACTGGAGATATAATTGGGAAGTTGTCTTCCGAGGATGGCCACAAAGGCAGCATATATGCAATTAGTTGGAGTCCTGACAGTAAACAG GTACTAACAGCGTCTGCAGACAAGTCTGCCAAAATTTGGGAAATATCTGAGGATAATATTGGAAAAGTGAAGAAAACTTTGACTTGTCCAGGTTCTGGTGGAGTAGATGACATGTTAGTTGGATGTCTCTGGCAGAATGATCACATTGTTACTGTTTCTCTCGGAGGcactatatttttgtactcaGCTAGTGATCTTGACAAGGCTCCACTGTCATTATCTGGACACATGAAGAATGTCAGTTCGCTAGCGCTGCTGAAAAGTGAGCCCAAAGTTATATTATCCAGCAGTTACGATGGCTTAATAGTTAAGTGGCTTCAAGGTACTGGATACTAtggaaaattagaaaggaagGTGATTTCTCAGATAAAATGTTTAGCGGTGGTCGAAGAAGAAATTGTTTCGTCTGGATTTGACAATAAG GTTTGGAGGGTTTCTCTGCAAGGAGATCAATGTGGCAATGCCGAGTGCATCGATATTGGCAATCAGCCAAAGGACTTGAATCTCGCCCTTCTTTCTCCTGATCTTGCATTGGTTACTATTGATACTGGTGTAATCCTCCTCCGTGGTTCAAAAGTCGTTTCCACCATTGACCTAGGGTTCACTGTCACGGCATCTGCTATAGCACCAAATGGTACTGAAGCTATTGTGGGCAGTCAGGATGGAAAATTGCATGTATATTCTATAACAGGTGATACTCTGAACGAAGAGGCAGTACTTGAAAAACATCGGGGAGCTATCACTGTCATTCGCTATTCTCCAGATGTTTCCATGTTTGCATCAGGAGATGCTAATCGAGAAGCTGTCGTCTGGGACTGTGCTTCCCGCGAG GTAAAGCTTAAAAATATGCTGTACCACACTGCTCGAATAAACTGCATTGCTTGGTCTCCTGATAACAGCATGGTTGCCACTGGATCACTTGATAcatgcataattatatatgaagtaGACAAGCCGGCATCAAGTCGGATAACTATCAAGGGAGCTCACCTGGGTGGAGTCTACGGCTTAGTTTTTACTGATGAACACAGTTTGGTTAGTTCTGGTGAGGACGCTTGCATCCGTGTATGGACTGTAACACCACAGTAA
- the LOC105158064 gene encoding protein MOTHER of FT and TFL1, translating into MAANVDPLVVGRVIGDVVDMFVPTVSMSVYYGSKHVNNGCDIKPSMAAAPPRVTITGHANELYTLVMTDPDAPSPSEPSMREWVHWIVTDIPGRSNVTRGREVLPYIGPRPPVGIHRYILVLFRQNASVEGVEAPVSRTHFNTRAFAQELDLGMPVATVYFNAHKEPANRKRQY; encoded by the exons ATGGCTGCAAACGTTGATCCCTTGGTCGTTGGTCGAGTCATCGGCGATGTGGTCGACATGTTTGTGCCCACTGTTTCCATGTCTGTGTACTATGGATCGAAGCATGTCAACAATGGCTGCGACATTAAGCCTTCCATGGCCGCCGCACCACCTCGAGTTACCATCACCGGACATGCAAATGAACTCTACACCTTG GTGATGACGGACCCTGATGCTCCGAGTCCAAGTGAGCCAAGCATGAGGGAGTGGGTCCATTG GATTGTGACGGACATTCCAGGGCGCTCAAATGTCACTCGAG GTAGGGAGGTGCTGCCGTACATAGGGCCACGGCCACCCGTCGGAATCCACCGTTATATATTAGTGCTTTTCCGGCAGAACGCGAGCGTGGAAGGGGTGGAGGCACCAGTGTCGCGCACGCATTTCAACACCAGAGCGTTCGCGCAAGAGCTTGATCTGGGCATGCCTGTGGCCACTGTTTATTTCAATGCTCATAAGGAGCCGGCAAACAGAAAGCGTCAGTATTAG
- the LOC105158065 gene encoding laccase-1, with amino-acid sequence MESSYCQLLLVAVLIVALPVSSSSLSSSSSVTTKRFRFSVEWKTVTRLCHTKPVLTVNGKYPGPTIAVNEGDNVQVIVTNRVARNTTIHWHGIRQLRTGWADGPAYVTQCPIGGGKSYTYNFTVVDQRGTLWWHAHFAWQRASVYGAFIIYPRMPFPFSPPIHSHFPIIFGEWWNRDVEVVEREMMLYGGGPNASDAYTINGLPGPLYPCSTKDTFIKTVEAGKTYLLRIINAALNDELFFAVANHNLTVVEIDAVYTKPFTTSAIMITPGQTTNVLLTTDQVPDSTGMFAMAARPYLTSVFPFDNSTTIGFLKYKATRNTKFERNKPPMPPYALPKNLPAMEDTPFAAQFSNNLRSLVSKDYPCNVPQKIDKRVVTTISLNLQDCPVNQTCQGYLGKRFYASMNNHSFVRPSLSILESHYHNLKTEFSSDFPEKPPYVFNYTGINPVTENMNTQFGTKVLEVPFGTRLEIVLQDTNFLNPENHPIHVHGHNFFIVGRGFGNFDVAKDPKGYNLVDPPERNTVAVPMGGWAAIRLNADNPGVWFIHCHLEEHTSWGLAMGFIVKSGKEPYQCLLPPPSDLPPC; translated from the exons ATGGAGAGCTCATATTGCCAACTCCTGCTAGTTGCAGTACTCATAGTTGCACTGCCAGTTTCGTCTTCGTCGTTGTCGTCGTCGTCGTCAGTCACCACAAAGCGTTTTCGGTTCAGT GTGGAGTGGAAGACTGTGACGAGACTTTGCCATACAAAGCCAGTTCTGACAGTGAACGGCAAGTATCCAGGGCCAACTATTGCTGTGAATGAAGGGGACAACGTCCAAGTGATTGTCACTAATAGAGTTGCCAGGAACACTACCATCCATTG GCACGGAATAAGGCAGCTAAGAACAGGATGGGCAGATGGCCCGGCGTACGTAACACAGTGCCCCATCGGAGGAGGCAAATCCTATACTTACAACTTCACAGTTGTGGATCAGCGGGGAACTCTTTGGTGGCACGCTCATTTCGCATGGCAACGTGCTTCTGTCTACGGCGCTTTCATCATTTACCCGCGCATGCCTTTCCCATTCTCACCTCCTATCCACTCCCATTTTCCTATCATCTTTG GTGAATGGTGGAATAGAGACGTTGAAGTAGTTGAACGCGAGATGATGTTATACGGCGGAGGACCTAATGCTTCAGATGCATACACCATCAATGGTCTGCCTGGCCCCTTGTACCCTTGTTCCACCAAAG ATACATTCATCAAGACCGTTGAAGCTGGAAAAACCTACTTGCTAAGGATCATAAACGCAGCGTTAAACGACGAGCTCTTCTTTGCCGTAGCAAATCACAATTTAACTGTGGTCGAGATTGATGCAGTTTACACAAAGCCCTTCACAACATCAGCCATAATGATCACTCCTGGACAGACCACCAATGTTTTGTTAACAACAGATCAAGTCCCTGATTCCACTGGCATGTTTGCTATGGCTGCAAGGCCTTATCTCACTTCAGTTTTCCCATTTGACAATTCCACCACCATTGGATTCTTGAAGTACAAAGCCACCAGAAacacaaaatttgaaagaaacaaGCCCCCAATGCCTCCTTACGCACTACCAAAGAATCTCCCTGCAATGGAAGACACCCCATTTGCCGCACAGTTCTCCAACAATCTCCGCAGCCTTGTATCTAAAGATTACCCGTGCAACGTGCCACAAAAGATTGACAAACGAGTCGTTACAACAATAAGTCTGAACCTTCAAGACTGCCCTGTTAATCAAACTTGCCAAGGTTATCTAGGCAAAAGGTTTTACGCTTCCATGAACAACCATTCGTTCGTTCGCCCTTCTTTGTCCATCCTTGAATCCCACTACCATAACCTCAAGACTGAATTTTCATCCGATTTCCCTGAGAAGCCACCGTATGTCTTTAACTACACTGGCATAAATCCTGTGACGGAGAATATGAACACACAGTTCGGCACTAAAGTACTCGAAGTGCCTTTTGGCACGAGACTGGAAATCGTGCTCCAAGACACCAACTTCTTGAATCCTGAGAACCATCCTATCCATGTTCACGGCCACAACTTCTTCATTGTGGGAAGAGGGTTCGGGAACTTTGATGTTGCAAAGGATCCAAAGGGATACAATCTTGTCGATCCTCCAGAGAGAAACACCGTAGCCGTTCCAATGGGGGGATGGGCAGCCATTAGGCTTAATGCCGATAATCCAGGGGTGTGGTTCATCCATTGCCATCTTGAGGAACATACATCATGGGGTTTGGCTATGGGTTTCATAGTGAAAAGTGGAAAAGAGCCTTATCAGTGTTTGCTTCCTCCTCCAAGTGATCTGCCCCCTTGTTGA
- the LOC105158066 gene encoding calcium-binding allergen Ole e 8: MATDPTPTSTPSMYLEDMAEVQKVFDRFDTNNDGKISPGELGGVLKALGSESSPDEVARMMGEIDTDKDGNINLQEFAAFCSAEADPYHSAEKELREAFELYDQNHDGKISAAELQKTLLRLGEHCSIEDCAGMIKPIDANGDGYVSFEEFKKMMTNNKSNNGKAK, from the coding sequence ATGGCGACGGATCCCACTCCCACTTCCACGCCCTCAATGTACCTCGAAGATATGGCCGAGGTACAGAAAGTTTTCGACCGCTTCGACACCAATAACGACGGCAAGATCTCCCCCGGCGAGCTCGGTGGCGTGTTGAAGGCTCTGGGATCCGAAAGCTCGCCCGATGAAGTCGCCCGGATGATGGGGGAGATTGACACCGACAAGGACGGCAACATCAACCTCCAAGAGTTCGCCGCCTTCTGCAGCGCCGAAGCGGACCCCTACCACTCGGCTGAGAAGGAGCTGAGAGAGGCGTTCGAGCTCTACGACCAGAACCACGACGGCAAGATCTCGGCGGCGGAGCTCCAGAAGACCCTTCTGCGCCTCGGGGAGCACTGCTCCATCGAGGACTGTGCCGGGATGATCAAGCCCATCGATGCCAACGGGGACGGCTACGTGAGTTTCGAAGAGTTCAAGAAGATGATGACCAACAATAAAAGTAACAACGGCAAGGCGAAGTAG